A portion of the Streptomyces coeruleoprunus genome contains these proteins:
- a CDS encoding enoyl-CoA hydratase family protein: protein MGVSTTGPENGVRLVTVDFPPVNALPVRGWYDLADAVRAAGRDPDVRCVVLAAAGRGFNAGVDIKELQRDPGHQALVGVNRGCAEAFWAVYACEVPVVAAVQGHCLGGGIGLAGNADAIVAADDAVFGLPELDRGALGAATHLARLVPQHLMRALYYTCRTVTAAELHAHGSVWRVVPPGDLLDEALGLARDIAAKDGTLLRLAKAALNGIDPVDVRRSYRFEQGFTFEANLTGVAGRVRDTFGSGGSGLRSGGREER from the coding sequence ATGGGTGTCTCCACCACCGGCCCGGAGAACGGCGTCCGCCTCGTCACCGTCGACTTCCCGCCCGTCAACGCCCTGCCCGTGCGGGGCTGGTACGACCTCGCCGACGCCGTACGCGCCGCGGGCCGCGACCCGGACGTCCGCTGTGTCGTCCTCGCGGCGGCGGGCCGCGGCTTCAACGCGGGCGTCGACATCAAGGAGTTGCAGCGCGACCCGGGGCACCAGGCCCTGGTCGGCGTCAACCGCGGCTGCGCGGAGGCGTTCTGGGCCGTGTACGCGTGCGAGGTCCCCGTCGTCGCGGCCGTCCAGGGCCACTGCCTGGGCGGCGGCATCGGCCTCGCCGGCAACGCGGACGCGATCGTGGCGGCCGACGACGCCGTGTTCGGGCTGCCCGAGCTGGACCGGGGCGCCCTCGGCGCGGCCACGCACCTGGCCCGGCTGGTCCCCCAGCACCTCATGCGGGCCCTGTACTACACCTGCCGGACCGTCACCGCCGCCGAGCTGCACGCCCACGGCTCGGTCTGGCGAGTGGTGCCGCCCGGCGACCTCCTGGACGAGGCGCTGGGGCTCGCCCGCGACATCGCCGCCAAGGACGGCACGCTGCTGCGGCTCGCCAAGGCGGCCCTGAACGGCATCGACCCCGTCGACGTCCGCCGCAGCTACCGCTTCGAGCAGGGCTTCACGTTCGAGGCGAACCTGACGGGCGTGGCGGGGCGGGTGCGGGACACCTTCGGCTCCGGCGGCTCCGGCCTCCGTTCCGGCGGGAGGGAGGAGCGGTGA
- a CDS encoding NAD(P)H-dependent flavin oxidoreductase, translating into MPVETALTRLTGVRHPVVQTGMGWVSGPRLVTATARAGALGILASATMTADGLRAAVREVKSRTDAPFGVNLRADAADARERVRILIDEGVRVASFALAPSRELIAELKDAGVVVIPSVGARRHAEKVVAWGADAVIAQGGEGGGHTGDVATSVLLPQVVDAVPVPVVAAGGFHDGRGLVAALAYGAAGVAMGTRFLLTSDAPVPDAVKARYLAAGVGDVTVTRAVDGVPHRMLRTELVDALESAGRGRALLRAVRHAAAFRDVSALSWRALVRDGLAMRRGRGLSWAQVLMAANSPMLLRAAMVEGRTDLGVMASGQVAGVIEDLPSCAELVRRIMAEAEHVLGALPDASG; encoded by the coding sequence ATGCCGGTCGAGACGGCGCTGACGCGGCTGACCGGTGTGCGGCATCCGGTCGTGCAGACCGGCATGGGGTGGGTGTCCGGGCCACGGCTGGTCACCGCGACCGCGCGCGCCGGCGCCCTCGGCATCCTGGCCTCCGCGACGATGACGGCCGACGGGCTCCGGGCGGCGGTACGGGAGGTGAAGTCCCGTACCGACGCGCCCTTCGGGGTGAACCTGCGGGCCGACGCGGCGGACGCCCGGGAGCGGGTGCGGATCCTGATCGACGAGGGGGTGCGGGTCGCGTCGTTCGCCCTGGCGCCGTCGCGGGAGCTGATCGCCGAGCTGAAGGACGCCGGAGTCGTCGTCATCCCGTCGGTCGGCGCCCGGCGGCACGCCGAGAAGGTCGTGGCGTGGGGCGCGGACGCGGTGATCGCGCAGGGCGGCGAGGGCGGCGGCCACACCGGGGACGTGGCCACCTCGGTGCTGCTGCCGCAGGTGGTGGACGCGGTGCCGGTGCCCGTGGTGGCGGCGGGCGGATTCCACGACGGGCGGGGGCTGGTGGCGGCGCTGGCGTACGGGGCGGCGGGGGTCGCGATGGGGACGCGGTTCCTGCTGACGTCGGACGCGCCGGTGCCGGACGCGGTGAAGGCCCGGTACCTGGCGGCGGGCGTCGGCGATGTGACGGTGACGCGGGCCGTCGACGGGGTGCCGCACCGGATGCTGCGCACGGAGCTGGTCGACGCGCTGGAGTCGGCGGGCCGGGGCCGGGCGCTGCTGCGGGCGGTACGCCACGCCGCCGCGTTCCGGGACGTGTCGGCGCTCTCGTGGCGGGCCCTGGTGCGCGACGGGCTCGCCATGCGCCGTGGCCGGGGGCTGTCCTGGGCCCAGGTGCTGATGGCCGCGAACAGCCCCATGCTGCTGCGGGCGGCGATGGTCGAGGGGCGCACGGACCTGGGGGTGATGGCCTCGGGGCAGGTGGCCGGGGTGATCGAGGACCTGCCGAGCTGCGCGGAGCTGGTCCGGCGGATCATGGCCGAAGCCGAACACGTACTGGGTGCGCTTCCGGACGCTTCCGGCTGA
- a CDS encoding chorismate mutase, producing MSTSDIDDSVRAELTRLRESIDNIDAAVVHMLAERFKCTQQVGLLKARHHLPPADPDREARQITRLRQLAEAAKLDPAFAEKLLNFIIAEVIRHHETLAGNGTPPPNPDAAA from the coding sequence ATGAGCACGAGCGACATCGACGACTCCGTCCGCGCCGAACTGACCCGCCTGCGCGAAAGCATCGACAACATCGACGCCGCCGTCGTCCACATGCTGGCCGAGCGCTTCAAGTGCACCCAGCAGGTCGGCCTCCTCAAGGCGCGCCACCACCTGCCGCCCGCCGACCCCGACCGCGAGGCCCGCCAGATCACCCGGCTCCGCCAGCTCGCCGAGGCCGCCAAACTCGACCCGGCGTTCGCCGAGAAGCTCCTCAACTTCATCATCGCCGAGGTCATCCGCCACCACGAGACCCTCGCCGGCAACGGCACACCCCCGCCAAACCCTGACGCCGCCGCCTGA
- a CDS encoding acetyl-CoA C-acetyltransferase, translated as MAEAYIVEAVRTPVGRRGGGLGAVHPADLGAHVLKALVDRSGIDPAAVDDVVFGCLDAVGPQAGDVARTAWLAAGLPEEVPGVTVDRQCGSSQQAVHFAAQAVLSGTQDLVVAGGVQNMTMVPIAYASRQAAVPLGLTDGPFAGSAGWRDRYGDTPVNQFHGAELIARDWGITRRAQEEYALESHRRAVRAADEGRFDRELVPYGDVTADEGPRRDTTLDRMAALRPVLDGGTVTAACSSQVSDGAAALLLASERAVAAHALTPRARVHHLSVRGEDPIRMLTAPIPATAHALKKTGLTMDAIDLVEINEAFAPVVLAWLHETGADPARVNVNGGAIALGHPLGATGARLMTTLLHELERTGGRFGLQTMCEGGGQANVTIIERL; from the coding sequence ATGGCCGAGGCCTACATCGTCGAAGCGGTACGCACCCCGGTCGGGCGGCGCGGCGGAGGGCTCGGCGCCGTCCACCCCGCCGACCTGGGCGCCCACGTCCTCAAGGCCCTGGTGGACCGGTCCGGGATCGACCCCGCCGCCGTCGACGACGTCGTGTTCGGCTGCCTCGACGCGGTGGGCCCGCAGGCCGGGGACGTCGCCCGTACGGCGTGGCTGGCCGCGGGGCTGCCCGAGGAGGTCCCGGGCGTCACCGTCGACCGCCAGTGCGGCTCCTCCCAGCAGGCCGTGCACTTCGCCGCGCAGGCCGTGCTGTCCGGGACGCAGGACCTCGTGGTGGCGGGCGGCGTCCAGAACATGACCATGGTGCCGATCGCCTACGCGTCCCGGCAGGCCGCCGTCCCCCTCGGCCTGACGGACGGTCCGTTCGCCGGGTCCGCGGGATGGCGGGACCGCTACGGGGACACGCCCGTCAACCAGTTCCACGGCGCCGAACTCATCGCGCGCGACTGGGGCATCACCCGCCGCGCCCAGGAGGAGTACGCCCTGGAGTCGCACCGCCGCGCGGTCCGCGCCGCCGACGAGGGCCGCTTCGACCGCGAACTCGTCCCGTACGGGGACGTGACGGCGGACGAGGGCCCGCGCCGCGACACCACCCTCGACAGGATGGCCGCGCTGCGGCCCGTCCTCGACGGCGGCACCGTCACCGCCGCCTGCTCCTCGCAGGTCTCCGACGGGGCCGCCGCGCTGCTGCTCGCGAGCGAACGCGCCGTCGCCGCGCACGCGCTGACGCCCCGGGCCCGTGTCCACCACCTGTCCGTACGGGGCGAGGACCCGATCCGCATGCTGACCGCGCCCATACCGGCGACCGCGCACGCCCTGAAGAAGACCGGTCTCACGATGGACGCCATCGACCTCGTCGAGATCAACGAGGCGTTCGCGCCCGTCGTCCTCGCCTGGCTCCACGAGACGGGCGCCGACCCCGCCCGCGTCAACGTCAACGGCGGCGCCATCGCCCTGGGCCACCCCCTCGGCGCGACCGGCGCCCGCCTGATGACGACCCTCCTCCACGAACTGGAGCGCACGGGCGGCCGGTTCGGCCTCCAGACCATGTGCGAGGGCGGCGGCCAGGCCAACGTGACGATCATCGAACGGCTGTAG
- a CDS encoding beta-galactosidase family protein, with translation MGDADFLLDGRPVRLLSGALHYFRVHEAQWGHRLAMLRALGLNCVETYVPWNLHEPEPGRYGDVGRLGRFLDAVAAAGLWAIVRPGPYICAEWENGGLPHWLTGRLGRRVRSDDAEFLVHVERWFRRLLPQVVARQVDRGGPVVLVQAENEYGSYGSDAGYLRHVVDLLLGCGVTVPLCTSDGAEDHMLTGGSVPGVLATVNFGSGAREAFGVLRRHRPEGPLMCMEFWCGWFRHWGEGRGVPRDPAEAARALREVLECGASVNLYMAHGGTSFGGWAGANRAGELHEGPLQPTVTSYDYDAPVDEAGRPTELFRRLREVLAEYAEGPLPEPPAPPARLGAPVGAALRDWAPLPRVLEVLGDEEWDGPVPPSFEELGVDRGVVCYRWEVPGPRRGYPLSVRGLRDRAAVWVDGVRAGVVEGEDAVLCGGRAVAGPAVVELWVESLGRVNYGPRLGEPKGVTGGLRHERQYVHGVRARGLRVDAFTPGAVARVGFTSREEGRGGEPGLHRGVLEVVGAGDAWLELPGWVRGFVWVNGFCLGRHWCVGPQESLFVPGPVLREGANEVWVLELEGAGDGVRLA, from the coding sequence GTGGGGGACGCGGACTTTCTGCTGGACGGGCGGCCGGTGCGGTTGTTGTCGGGCGCGCTGCACTACTTCCGGGTGCACGAGGCGCAGTGGGGGCACCGGCTGGCGATGCTGCGGGCGCTCGGCCTGAACTGCGTGGAGACGTACGTGCCGTGGAACCTGCACGAGCCGGAGCCCGGCCGGTACGGGGACGTGGGCCGGCTGGGCCGGTTCCTGGACGCGGTGGCGGCGGCCGGGCTGTGGGCGATCGTCCGGCCGGGCCCGTACATCTGCGCCGAGTGGGAGAACGGGGGGCTGCCGCACTGGCTGACCGGGCGGCTGGGGCGGCGGGTGCGGTCGGACGACGCGGAGTTCCTGGTGCACGTGGAGCGCTGGTTCCGCAGGCTGCTGCCGCAGGTGGTGGCGCGGCAGGTGGACCGGGGCGGGCCGGTGGTGCTGGTCCAGGCGGAGAACGAGTACGGCTCGTACGGCTCCGACGCCGGCTACCTGCGGCACGTGGTGGACCTGCTGCTGGGATGCGGCGTGACGGTGCCGCTGTGCACGTCGGACGGGGCGGAGGACCACATGCTGACGGGCGGGTCGGTGCCGGGGGTGCTGGCGACGGTGAACTTCGGGTCGGGCGCGCGGGAGGCGTTCGGGGTGCTGCGGCGGCACCGGCCGGAGGGGCCGCTGATGTGCATGGAGTTCTGGTGTGGCTGGTTCCGGCACTGGGGTGAGGGGCGGGGGGTGCCACGGGACCCGGCGGAGGCGGCACGGGCCCTGCGGGAGGTGCTGGAGTGCGGGGCGTCGGTGAACCTGTACATGGCGCACGGCGGGACGAGCTTCGGCGGGTGGGCCGGCGCGAACCGGGCGGGCGAGCTGCACGAGGGGCCGCTCCAGCCGACGGTGACGTCGTACGACTACGACGCGCCCGTGGACGAGGCGGGCCGGCCGACGGAGCTGTTCCGGCGGCTGCGGGAGGTGCTGGCGGAGTACGCGGAGGGCCCGCTGCCGGAGCCTCCGGCGCCGCCCGCGCGGCTGGGCGCGCCGGTGGGGGCGGCGCTGCGGGACTGGGCGCCGCTGCCGCGGGTGCTGGAGGTGCTGGGGGACGAGGAGTGGGACGGGCCTGTGCCGCCGTCGTTCGAGGAGCTGGGCGTGGACCGGGGGGTGGTGTGCTACCGGTGGGAGGTGCCGGGGCCGCGGCGGGGTTATCCGCTGTCGGTGCGGGGGCTGCGGGACCGGGCGGCGGTGTGGGTGGACGGGGTGCGGGCCGGGGTGGTGGAGGGCGAGGACGCGGTGCTGTGCGGGGGCCGGGCGGTGGCGGGCCCGGCGGTGGTGGAGCTGTGGGTGGAGTCGCTGGGGCGGGTCAACTACGGGCCGCGCCTGGGTGAGCCGAAGGGCGTGACGGGCGGGCTGCGGCACGAGCGGCAGTACGTCCACGGGGTGCGGGCTCGCGGCCTGCGCGTGGACGCGTTCACGCCGGGCGCGGTGGCGCGGGTGGGGTTCACCTCGCGGGAGGAGGGGCGAGGTGGGGAGCCGGGACTCCACCGGGGGGTGCTGGAGGTGGTGGGGGCCGGGGACGCGTGGCTGGAGCTGCCGGGGTGGGTGCGCGGGTTCGTGTGGGTGAACGGGTTCTGCCTGGGGCGCCACTGGTGCGTGGGCCCGCAGGAGTCGCTGTTCGTGCCGGGGCCGGTGCTGCGGGAGGGGGCGAACGAGGTGTGGGTGCTGGAGCTGGAGGGCGCGGGGGACGGCGTACGGCTGGCGTAG
- a CDS encoding SCO6745 family protein, with protein MWELAEPVHAVTYFAPECREAFETAGLRGFWRGYFAGRAAPFGATGPGPVTAAFFSFAPRMVARALPSVWEYVTPQEALAVRRAAARAALERLLKGLDAEVERAAALLARFTDEPDCAGRPLAAANAALPRPEDPLGLLWHTTTVLREHRGDGHVAALVAAGLDGCEALALRAGIDLPRGELQPYRGWTDEEWDAAVARLEARGLVTAAGAATAEGRRLHARVEAATDRAAARPWRGAPDAVAELGAALEPLAAACSEALRFPNPIGVPDTRTRS; from the coding sequence ATGTGGGAGCTGGCCGAACCGGTGCACGCCGTCACGTACTTCGCGCCCGAGTGCCGGGAGGCCTTCGAGACGGCCGGACTGCGGGGCTTCTGGCGGGGCTACTTCGCCGGGCGGGCGGCACCGTTCGGGGCGACGGGTCCCGGGCCGGTGACGGCGGCGTTCTTCTCGTTCGCCCCCAGGATGGTGGCGCGGGCCCTGCCCTCGGTGTGGGAGTACGTGACGCCGCAGGAGGCGCTGGCGGTACGGCGGGCGGCGGCCCGCGCGGCGCTGGAGCGGCTGCTGAAGGGCCTGGACGCCGAGGTGGAGCGGGCGGCGGCGCTGCTGGCCCGGTTCACGGACGAACCGGACTGCGCGGGCCGGCCGCTGGCCGCGGCCAACGCCGCGCTGCCGCGCCCCGAGGACCCGCTGGGCCTCCTGTGGCACACGACGACGGTGCTGCGGGAGCACCGGGGCGACGGCCATGTGGCGGCGCTGGTGGCCGCCGGCCTGGACGGCTGCGAGGCGCTGGCGCTGCGGGCGGGCATCGACCTGCCACGCGGTGAGCTCCAGCCGTACCGGGGCTGGACGGACGAGGAGTGGGACGCCGCGGTGGCCCGGCTGGAGGCGCGCGGCCTGGTCACGGCGGCGGGCGCGGCGACCGCCGAGGGGCGCCGCCTGCACGCCCGCGTGGAGGCGGCGACGGACCGGGCGGCGGCACGGCCGTGGCGCGGCGCCCCGGACGCGGTCGCGGAACTGGGGGCGGCACTGGAGCCGCTGGCGGCGGCGTGCTCGGAGGCCCTGCGCTTCCCGAACCCGATCGGCGTACCGGACACGCGTACCCGGTCCTGA
- a CDS encoding CoA-transferase subunit beta, with product MTNPVTRAEYCVVACAEAWRGAGEVLASPMGTIPSIGARLARLTFSPDLLLTDGEALLVDADGAVEGWLPYRRHLTLVTGGRRHVMMGASQLDRYGNQNISCVGGHERPARQLLGVRGAPVNTLNNPTSYWIPRHSPRVFVERVDMVCGVGYDRVPAGARFHRLVRVVSDLGVFDFATPDRTMRLASLHPGVTVEQVLAATGFPLAAGADVPYTRTPDSEELRLIREVIDPGGAREREVRG from the coding sequence ATGACGAACCCCGTCACCCGCGCCGAGTACTGCGTCGTCGCCTGCGCCGAAGCCTGGAGGGGGGCGGGCGAGGTCCTGGCGAGCCCCATGGGGACGATCCCGTCGATCGGGGCCCGCCTCGCCCGGCTGACGTTCTCCCCCGACCTGCTCCTCACCGACGGCGAGGCCCTGCTCGTCGACGCGGACGGCGCGGTGGAGGGCTGGCTGCCGTACCGCCGCCACCTCACGCTCGTCACCGGCGGCCGGCGGCACGTGATGATGGGCGCGAGCCAGCTCGACCGGTACGGCAACCAGAACATCTCGTGCGTCGGCGGCCACGAGCGGCCCGCCCGGCAGCTGCTCGGCGTGCGGGGCGCGCCCGTCAACACGCTGAACAACCCGACCAGCTACTGGATACCGCGCCACTCCCCGCGGGTCTTCGTCGAGCGCGTCGACATGGTCTGCGGCGTGGGGTACGACCGGGTGCCGGCCGGGGCGCGGTTCCACCGGCTGGTCCGGGTCGTCAGCGACCTCGGGGTCTTCGACTTCGCGACCCCGGACCGGACGATGCGGCTCGCGTCCCTGCACCCGGGGGTCACCGTCGAGCAGGTACTCGCCGCGACCGGGTTCCCGCTCGCGGCCGGCGCCGACGTGCCGTACACGCGGACGCCGGACTCCGAGGAGCTGCGGCTGATCCGTGAGGTGATCGACCCGGGCGGGGCGCGGGAGCGGGAGGTGCGGGGCTGA
- a CDS encoding SDR family oxidoreductase produces the protein MELDGRVAVVTGGTRGVGAGIARAFLAAGARVLVCARRPPDEPVREAGRTAEFTPLDLRDPAAVRAYVDGAAARHGGLDVLVNNAGGTPYRLLAEADAERHARVLELNLTAPLTVSLAAYPYLRDSGHGAVVMVGSVSGGRASPGAAAYGAAKAGLESLARSMAVEWAPEVRVNTVVPGMVATERSALHYGDARGVAAVARTVPLGRLAEPSDIGAAAVFLASDRAAYVSGASLLVHGGGERPAYLTASTAGKDR, from the coding sequence ATGGAGCTGGACGGGAGGGTCGCCGTCGTCACCGGCGGCACCCGGGGCGTGGGCGCGGGCATCGCCCGCGCCTTCCTCGCGGCGGGAGCCCGCGTGCTGGTGTGCGCCCGGCGCCCGCCGGACGAGCCGGTACGGGAGGCGGGCCGCACCGCCGAGTTCACGCCCCTGGACCTGCGGGACCCGGCCGCGGTCCGGGCGTACGTCGACGGGGCGGCCGCCCGCCACGGCGGCCTGGACGTGCTGGTGAACAACGCGGGCGGCACGCCGTACCGGCTCCTCGCCGAGGCGGACGCGGAGCGGCACGCGCGCGTGCTGGAGCTGAACCTCACGGCGCCGCTGACGGTCTCGCTGGCCGCGTACCCGTACCTGCGGGACTCGGGCCACGGGGCGGTCGTCATGGTCGGCAGCGTCAGCGGCGGCCGCGCGTCGCCCGGCGCGGCGGCGTACGGCGCGGCCAAGGCGGGGCTGGAGAGCCTGGCGCGCTCGATGGCCGTGGAGTGGGCGCCGGAGGTCCGGGTCAACACCGTGGTGCCCGGCATGGTCGCCACCGAGCGGTCCGCGCTCCACTACGGCGACGCGCGGGGCGTCGCCGCGGTCGCCCGCACCGTGCCGCTCGGGCGGCTGGCCGAGCCCTCGGACATCGGCGCGGCGGCCGTCTTCCTCGCCTCCGACCGTGCCGCCTACGTCAGCGGCGCGTCGCTGCTCGTGCACGGCGGCGGCGAGCGCCCCGCGTACCTCACCGCGTCAACGGCCGGAAAGGACAGGTGA
- a CDS encoding CoA transferase subunit A — translation MSADKILSLDEVAGRLRSGMTLGIGGWGSRRKPMALVRAVLRAGVADLTVVTCGGPDVGMLAASGRVRTLVAPFATLDSLPLEPRFREARERGALRFEELDEAMFLWGLHAAANRLPFLPVRAGLGSDVMRVGPGLRTVRSPYADGEEFVAVPALRMDVALVHMNRADRHGNAQYLGPDPYFDDLFCRAADTAYVSCERIVGTAELTRDAAPQTLLIPRQDVTGVIEAPGGAHFTSCVPDYGRDEEFQRMYATTDFGDFTARFLAADASGDGEEAYRRAVRAWKEDRT, via the coding sequence GTGAGCGCCGACAAGATCCTCTCCCTCGACGAGGTCGCGGGGCGGCTGCGCAGCGGCATGACCCTGGGCATCGGCGGCTGGGGCTCGCGCCGCAAGCCGATGGCCCTCGTGCGGGCCGTACTGCGGGCCGGCGTGGCCGACCTGACCGTGGTGACGTGCGGCGGGCCCGACGTGGGGATGCTGGCCGCGTCCGGCCGTGTCCGCACGCTCGTCGCGCCGTTCGCCACGCTCGACTCCCTCCCCCTCGAACCCCGGTTCCGGGAGGCGCGCGAACGCGGCGCGCTGCGGTTCGAGGAGCTGGACGAGGCGATGTTCCTGTGGGGGCTGCACGCCGCCGCGAACCGGCTGCCGTTCCTGCCGGTCCGCGCCGGGCTCGGCTCGGACGTGATGCGGGTCGGCCCCGGGCTGCGCACGGTGCGCTCCCCGTACGCGGACGGCGAGGAGTTCGTCGCCGTGCCGGCCCTGCGCATGGACGTGGCGCTCGTCCACATGAACCGCGCCGACCGGCACGGCAACGCCCAGTACCTCGGGCCCGACCCGTACTTCGACGACCTGTTCTGCCGGGCCGCCGACACGGCGTACGTGTCCTGCGAGCGGATCGTCGGGACGGCCGAGCTGACGCGGGACGCCGCCCCGCAGACGCTGCTGATCCCCCGGCAGGACGTCACGGGCGTCATCGAGGCGCCGGGCGGCGCGCACTTCACCTCCTGCGTCCCCGACTACGGGCGGGACGAGGAGTTCCAGCGGATGTACGCCACCACGGACTTCGGCGACTTCACCGCCCGCTTCCTGGCCGCCGACGCCTCGGGCGACGGCGAGGAGGCGTACCGGCGGGCCGTGCGCGCGTGGAAGGAGGACCGGACATGA
- a CDS encoding SDR family oxidoreductase: MAGICADRVVAVTGAGRGLGRAHALAFAAEGARVVVNDLGVALDGTPTDGTPTDDGPAERVAAEIRAAGGEAVAHRGDIATTEGAASLVTAALDTYGRLDTLVNNAGFLRDRMLVNLDEDDWDAVVRVHLKGHFLPLKHAAAHWRAEAKAGRRPRARIVNTTSGAGLLGSVGQGNYSAAKAGIVALTLVAAAELAPYGVHVNALAPAARTRMTEHVFAAAMASDAMAPENVSPLVVWLGSAANEGVTGRVFEAEGGRITLMCGWHPGPGSDKGTRLTPAEAGDVARALVGAADPPLPPYGARTT, encoded by the coding sequence ATGGCAGGAATCTGCGCGGACCGCGTCGTCGCGGTCACGGGCGCTGGCCGGGGCCTGGGCCGCGCCCACGCCCTGGCCTTCGCCGCCGAGGGCGCCCGCGTCGTGGTCAACGACCTGGGCGTGGCCCTGGACGGCACGCCCACGGACGGCACGCCCACGGACGACGGGCCCGCCGAACGGGTCGCCGCCGAGATCCGCGCGGCCGGCGGCGAGGCCGTCGCCCACCGCGGCGACATCGCCACCACCGAGGGCGCCGCGTCCCTCGTCACGGCGGCGCTCGACACGTACGGCCGGCTCGACACCCTGGTCAACAACGCGGGCTTCCTGCGCGACCGGATGCTCGTCAACCTGGACGAGGACGACTGGGACGCCGTCGTACGCGTCCACCTCAAGGGGCACTTCCTGCCGCTCAAGCACGCCGCGGCGCACTGGCGGGCGGAGGCCAAGGCGGGCCGCCGTCCCCGGGCGCGGATCGTCAACACCACCTCGGGCGCGGGCCTGCTGGGCAGCGTCGGCCAGGGCAACTACTCCGCCGCCAAGGCGGGGATCGTCGCCCTCACCCTGGTCGCCGCGGCCGAGCTGGCCCCGTACGGCGTCCACGTCAACGCGCTCGCCCCGGCGGCCCGCACGCGCATGACCGAGCACGTCTTCGCCGCCGCCATGGCGTCGGACGCGATGGCCCCGGAGAACGTGTCCCCGCTGGTGGTCTGGCTGGGCAGCGCGGCGAACGAGGGCGTGACGGGCCGCGTCTTCGAGGCGGAGGGCGGCCGGATCACCCTCATGTGCGGCTGGCACCCGGGCCCCGGCAGCGACAAGGGCACCCGCCTCACCCCGGCAGAGGCCGGCGACGTCGCCCGGGCCCTCGTCGGGGCCGCGGACCCGCCGCTCCCGCCGTACGGGGCGCGGACGACCTGA